The DNA segment ATGGCTCCAAGGTGTTCATGGGCCCGGAAGAGTCGATGCAGGTCCAGCGCGACCTGGGCTCGGACATCGTGATGATCTTCGACGAGTGCACGCCGTACCCGGCCGAGCATGATGTCGCCCGTACCTCGATGGAGCTGTCGCTGCGTTGGGCCCAGCGCTCGAAGAACGCCCATGGCGACAACACCGCGGCGCTGTTCGGTATCGTCCAGGGCGGCATGTACCAGGACCTGCGCATGCGCTCGCTCGAAGCGCTGGTCAACATCGACTTCGATGGCCTGGCCATCGGCGGCCTGTCGGTCGGTGAGCCCAAGCACGAGATGATCAAGGTGCTGGACTATCTGCCTGCGCAGATGCCGGCTGACAAACCTCGTTACCTTATGGGTGTAGGCAAACCCGAGGATCTTGTAGAGGGTGTGCGCCGCGGCGTCGACATGTTCGACTGCGTGATGCCGACGCGCAACGCGCGCAACGGCCATCTGTTCATCGATACCGGGGTGATCAAGATCCGCAACGCGTTCCATCGCCACGATGATTCGCCGCTGGATCCGACCTGCGATTGCTACACCTGCACTAACTTCTCCCGCGCCTATCTCCATCACCTGGACAAATGCGGCGAAATGTTGAGCAGCATGTTGAATACGATCCATAACTTGCGTCATTACCAGCGTCTGATGGCCGGTTTACGCGAGGCTATTCAACAAGGTAAATTGGCCGCCTTTGTCGACGCCTTCTATGCCAAACGCGGGCTGCCTGTGCCGCCTTTGGACTGACTGTCTCTCACGTATTGCCAACTCAACACGTGCAACTTAACAACTGGAGTGTCACATGAGCTTTTTGATCCCCGCCGCTTACGCGGACGCAGCTGCCCCGGCCGCCGGCCCTGCTGGTACTGGCTTTGAGTGGATTTTCCTGGTTGGCTTCCTGGTCATCTTCTACCTGATGATCTGGCGTCCACAGGCCAAGCGTGCCAAAGAGCAGAAGAACCTGCTGGGCAACTTGCAAAAAGGTGACGAAGTTGTCACCAACGGCGGCATCGCCGGCAAAATCGTCAAGGTTTCCGATGATTTCGTGGTTCTGGAAGTGTCCGACACCGTCGAGCTGAAGTTCCAGAAGGGCGCCGTGGCTGCGACCCTGCCAAAAGGTACGCTCAAGGCTATCTGAGTTACCGGTTTTCTTTTCCAGTCGGGGCGCGCAACGCGCCCCGCGTCTTGAACGGGCGGCGTGATGCTGAACAAATACCCTCTGTGGAAATACGCACTGATCGTGCTGGTACTGGCGATCGGTTTCATTTATTCCGCTCCCAACCTTTACCCGGATGATCCGGCGGTGCAGATCAGTGGTGCGAGCTCCGCACTGCAGGTCAACCAAGCCGACCTCGATCGCGTCACCAAGGCGCTGAGCGATGCCGGTATCGCCGTGAAGGGCGGTAGCCTGGGCGAGAAGGGCAGTGCGCTGGTGCGCCTGACCAACCAGGAAGACCAGCTCCCTGCCAAGGATGTGGTGCGCAAGGCACTGGGCGATGATTACGTCGTGGCCCTGAACCTGGCCCAGACCACCCCGCAGTGGCTGCGTAACCTGGGTGCAAGCCCGATGAAACTGGGTCTGGACCTGTCCGGTGGTGTGCACTTCCTGCTCGAAGTGGACATGGACAAGGCCATGAGCGCCCGGATGAAAGTCTACGAAGGCGAAGTGAAGACCCTTTTGCGCAAAGAGCGCATCCGCTATCGCAGCCTGCCTCAGCAGGACGGCGGCATCATGCTGGGCTTCTCCGACGACGCCACCCGCGAACAGGCCCGTGCCCTGATCCGCAAGAATTTCACTGATTTCGACCTGACCACCACCGAGCGCAACGAGCTCGCCGTGCTGCGTCTGGCGCTGACCCCGGCCAAAGTTGCCGAGATCCGCGAATACTCGATCAAGCAGAACCTGACCACCGTCCGTAACCGTGTCAACGAGTTGGGCGTGGCTGAGCCACTGGTGCAGCGCCAAGGCGCCAACCGCATCGTGGTCGAGCTGCCAGGCGTGCAGGACACTGCCGAAGCCAAGCGTATCCTCGGCAAGACTGCCAACCTCGAGTTCCGCTTCGGTGCCGAGCCAGGCGCGTCCAAGGCCACCACTGAGGTCTTCGAGTTCCGTGACGGTGGTCGCTCGGCGCCCGTCGAGCGCGGCCTGATCATCACCGGTGACCAGGTCACCGATGCCCAGGCCAGCTTCGACGAGCAGGGCCGTCCGCAGGTCAACATTCGCCTCGATGGCCATGGCGGCGAACTGATGAGCCGCGCTACCCGCAGCAACGTCGGGCGCAGCATGGCGGTAATCTTCATCGAGCAGAAGCCGGTGACCCGCTACGTCAAACAGATGGTCGACGGTGTCGAGAAGGAAGTGCCAGTTCAGAGCTTCCAGGAAGACAAGAAGATCATCAGCCTGGCGACCATTCAGTCGCCACTGGGCAGCCAGTTCCGGATCACCGGTCTGAACGGTCAGGGCGAATCGTCCGAACTGGCCCTGCTGCTGCGTGCCGGTGGTCTGGCCGCACCGATGTACTTCGCTGAAGAACGTACCATCGGTCCAAGCCTGGGTGCTGACAACATCACCAAGGGTGTCGATGCATCGCTGTGGGGCATGCTGTTCGTCTCGCTGTTCATCATCGCCATCTACCGTGGCTTCGGTGTGATCGCGACCATTGCCCTGACCGGTAACATGATCCTGCTGCTGGCGCTGATGTCGCTGCTCGGCGCGACCCTGACCCTGCCAGGTATTGCCGGTATCGTGTTGACCATGGGTATGGCGGTTGACGCCAACGTGCTGATCTTCTCGCGGATTCG comes from the Pseudomonas urmiensis genome and includes:
- the secD gene encoding protein translocase subunit SecD translates to MLNKYPLWKYALIVLVLAIGFIYSAPNLYPDDPAVQISGASSALQVNQADLDRVTKALSDAGIAVKGGSLGEKGSALVRLTNQEDQLPAKDVVRKALGDDYVVALNLAQTTPQWLRNLGASPMKLGLDLSGGVHFLLEVDMDKAMSARMKVYEGEVKTLLRKERIRYRSLPQQDGGIMLGFSDDATREQARALIRKNFTDFDLTTTERNELAVLRLALTPAKVAEIREYSIKQNLTTVRNRVNELGVAEPLVQRQGANRIVVELPGVQDTAEAKRILGKTANLEFRFGAEPGASKATTEVFEFRDGGRSAPVERGLIITGDQVTDAQASFDEQGRPQVNIRLDGHGGELMSRATRSNVGRSMAVIFIEQKPVTRYVKQMVDGVEKEVPVQSFQEDKKIISLATIQSPLGSQFRITGLNGQGESSELALLLRAGGLAAPMYFAEERTIGPSLGADNITKGVDASLWGMLFVSLFIIAIYRGFGVIATIALTGNMILLLALMSLLGATLTLPGIAGIVLTMGMAVDANVLIFSRIREELKNGMTVQRAIHEGFSRAYTAIIDANLTSLLVGGILFAMGTGPVKGFAVTMSLGIFTSMFTAVMVTRAMVNLTCGGRDIKKLWV
- the yajC gene encoding preprotein translocase subunit YajC, with the translated sequence MSFLIPAAYADAAAPAAGPAGTGFEWIFLVGFLVIFYLMIWRPQAKRAKEQKNLLGNLQKGDEVVTNGGIAGKIVKVSDDFVVLEVSDTVELKFQKGAVAATLPKGTLKAI
- the tgt gene encoding tRNA guanosine(34) transglycosylase Tgt; the protein is MSFELLATDGKARRGRLTFPRGTVETPAFMPVGTYGTVKGMLPRDIEAIGAEIILGNTFHLWLRPGTEVIKKHNGLHDFMQWKGPILTDSGGFQVFSLGAMRKIKEEGVTFASPVDGSKVFMGPEESMQVQRDLGSDIVMIFDECTPYPAEHDVARTSMELSLRWAQRSKNAHGDNTAALFGIVQGGMYQDLRMRSLEALVNIDFDGLAIGGLSVGEPKHEMIKVLDYLPAQMPADKPRYLMGVGKPEDLVEGVRRGVDMFDCVMPTRNARNGHLFIDTGVIKIRNAFHRHDDSPLDPTCDCYTCTNFSRAYLHHLDKCGEMLSSMLNTIHNLRHYQRLMAGLREAIQQGKLAAFVDAFYAKRGLPVPPLD